Part of the Pelobates fuscus isolate aPelFus1 chromosome 12, aPelFus1.pri, whole genome shotgun sequence genome, CCGGGCCCTGCAGAACCCAGATGCGCGCCACCAATCTCAGAGGAGGCTCAGCGTCCACCAAGACCCAGGCAAGAAGAAAACATTGCAGAACGGTATGTCCCATGACTGGGGAAATGTCACCTGGGTACTCCACCATCATAACTTCTATAGTGACCTGTAGCTGTTTGGatgctggagtaaccctttaaacagtTTACAAATTACTCTGAGTTGCTGCCAGGTGCcttctggcactataaccactgcattgGACTgcactggttatggtgcttagaatgttcctttaacataagcTGTTAAAACTTGAAAACATTTTGCATCTGAAACAGTTAGCAATTTTGATTtctgttttttgtaatttttataatttaaatttaatttaaatgagaTACTCACGCATCTGCTCGGAATCCGTTACACAATTCCCTCATATACTGTTTCCACAGGTCATGCAGAGGGAGAAACAGGTTGTACCTGCCAATAAGAGAAATACAGGttaggataaaataaaaataaataaataaataaaatggtccaATGTTGAACACGTTCCAATTGAGCTCACTTTTGATGTTCTGGTTTAATTTCAAAAATTCTCATCTCTCTTTTTTCCTTTGCATTTAAACCTTTGGATTTGCAATgtttccttttcttctttttgtaaCTGTACTCTAAAACGACTGCCTTCCGCTCCAAGTTCTCCTGCAGGGAATTCTTCTTCAGGTTGGGCATGCTGTGCTTCAGAAACGCATTCACAAAAGCGTCAGCCCTTTTCATGGACggaagctaaaaaaaataaaaaaaaattaagagctTTAATTTGAATGTTCGGTAGAGCACAGAGCCAGTAAATAATCAGAAGTATAGGTTAAGGATAGAAGGCTGACACACATTACTACAAAACaggcacattccattggtttGTAATCGATGCCGGGAGCTGCCGAAGTTGagctgtctgtgttttattgtacTGTAACTCATTAAACACTTTCTAACTACGAGTTCAATGGTAACCCAATAGCTTTTCATTACAGACAGTCATGTTTACCTCATCACTTctatatatgaaaatattaaGGACCACAAGTTTGTTTtcgtggcactatagtggtcctttaatattttcatagtgttaataggtccatcccaccctcatggcccccctcctgccgggactgaagtgggaggaaggggttaaaatcttacctttctccagcgctggggactctcctcctccttccgatgtcaatcgactgaatgcgcatgcgcagcaagagccacgtgtgcgcattcagtcagtccacaggaaagcatttctcaatgctggcgtcttctcacagcGCTTTTCACTGTGGCGTCTTCTCACAGTgaaaagcgcggaagcgcctctagcggctgtaaatgagacagccactagaggctggattaaccctaatgtaaacatagcagtttctctgaaactgctatgtttacagcaggcagggttaaccctagatagacctggcacccagaccacttcattaagctgaagtggtccggtgcctatagtgttttttttaagttacagcaTCTTCATGCAAAAGCAGAGGGATGATGACCGAATACGTTTCACACTCTCAGACCTGCTTTCGCTACAGATCCCCTTAATTCCATTATTGTTTTTCAATAAAGCAGACTTTatatcagggcttgacaaatttgcttggaatctaggagccatctAGAAAAGTTAGGAGCCTGAGAAATCAAcaccaaaaatacaattcttaaagggacactatagtcaccagaaccactacagcttaatgcagttgttatgaagtctatatcctgtccctgaacgcttttcaatgtaaacactgacttttcagacaaaaggcagtgtttacattgctgcctggtaacacctctaacaacagtcactcagacggcttctagaggtgcttcctgggtcagtgcttcacaatgtgcagcacctacattaatggtccctatagagatgcatcgattcaatgcacctctatgagaaaATAAACGGGCATGGTGGCATTTTGCCGTGCAATagtcttccaatgctttcctatgtggaagcattggattagctgagatcatcaaaaaagaaggaaaaaaaaataaaaaaaggtgagtaaaaacacctttgccatgtgattggagggtagacacactcacagacatacagaccaaCTCACTCACAAGTAATTAcccaatttaaatccacccagcatcCTTACttctggagagctggagtggatagactttccctggggtccagtggggctgctgtcatctccctCTCGCGCACTGTTTAGTGAGACGGGATGACCTCATAACCCGGCTCCCGGCGTCACTGCaagacgcgcgagggagcagagcagggagattacagctccctcaccgcggcaTTAAGTCATCCATCTGCCCGCCTCCCTCTGCTCAACGTTACCCGGCTGCCCCCTCTGTCAGCCGCCTGCCTCCCTCTCACAGCTCTCCATGGGCTAgccgcccccctccctcagcaatacATGAGCCGGCCTCCCTCCCTTACCTCTCAAAGAGCTGGCCAGCCGCCTCCCTCAGTGATTCGACTGTGCGCCTCTGCTCTCAGGCAGCCGGTGACCTTGGGGGCTGAACAGGCTCACATATTCCAGGCGCCAGGACAAATTTCCTGGTCACCATGGCGACCTGGGGTTTGACAAGCCCTGCTTTATATGAATACAAGAACACTGTGCACAGAAGTGGAATTCTCTCATTTGGTCACATCGAGTCACAATGAGGCCGTATATGCTGCAGTCTCCCGACTTCGGTCTGCTAAGTGAGCCATTGAGTAATTAGGGCTCTAGAAGAGAACTGCCAGTCGTGATTTATACTACTTGCCTCTGGACTGACTCTTGTTGATATCCGTGGTTATAATGCATTTACCTAGGCAGGTTTACTTTAAAATGATCTAGAGCAAAGTCTGGTGGATAACGTACCCAGGGTTATATCAAGACCTTGCTCCATAAACACCCTGCCAATccaagggtgtttttttttttttttttaaatgggaaaaaagcAACAAGCTTGCAAGAAATACTACTATCTCGTCTAGTTCTTACACAGCTCAACTCACCTCTACTCCAAGATCCTTGGCCTCATTAGGAGGCAACCTCTTGTAGATTAAATctgagggaaagaaaaaaaaacattttttttttaataaacacactttacaaaagaaaaaaagtgcacGTTGAGTTTTTCAAGATTAAGTATCTATAGACATCGTCTGAGCTCCATCAGCCAAATCAGGCCCACTCTAGCAGGAGAAGCTGGATTGCGCTGTAGAGTAATGCGAATCAATGCGGGATTACGCTTACTGGCTGACCGTGCACAGCCGATGCCATTAGCCAATAACTCGTCTCAACAAAAACATACGGTTTCTCCAGCTAGGGAAGAAAATATGCAGCTCAGGTACCTGTTGggacagagtgttcctttaagcagttaattgccattaataaaaaaaataaaaataataaatatcaataatTAGGATCCAAATCAGTATAGAATACATAGGATAAGAGAACCAAGTCTATCAAGTTGGACCATCCACACGTCAGCTTTTGCAGTtcatccaaaaagaaaaaaacccgctCACCACAGTTTAAAGCCATTTCCAACAAATATTACACAAATTCATCTTGACCTTTTCTACATGTCTCAACTAAAtcggattaaaaaaaaagaaaaagaaaaagaaaagaaaactgaaCACTTTAAGCAAATGATTTCACATCCTTGTAAATAATTCCCTGTCCCTCCGCAACTTACAATGTCAGATcgggaaacaaaacaaaaaacctttctgTACTTTGTCTGTTACACATTGTACATCAGCGGTTTTCTTTAAGGTGAGAAATTGCTGCAGCAAAAATCAGCCTGAATGTATTCATTTTAATAGTGTATTGGATAATAAACGACTCTAAATAAGTTGTTAGCGGATGTCATAGTATAACTTCACTTTTCCAGTAACAATTCAGAACTGGTCTCTATTAATACCAGGTTGGCTCCTtgtacaagtgtgtgtgtgtttctgttagcgagtgtgtgtgtgtgtttctgttagcgagtgtgtgtgtgtgtttctgttagcgagtgtgtgtgtgtgtttctgttagcgagtgtgtgtgtgtgtgtttctgttagcgagtgtgtgtgtgtgtttctgttagcgagtgtgtgtgtgtttctgttagcgagagtgtgtgtgtgtttctgttagcgagtgtgtgtgtgtgtttctgttagcgagtgtgtgtgtgtttctgttagcgagtgtgtgtgtgtttctgttagcgagtgtgtgtgtttctgttagcgagtgtgtgtgtgtttctgttagcgagtgtgtgtgtgtttctgttagcgagtgtgtgtgtttctgttagcgagtgtgtgtgtgtttctgttagcgagtgtgtgtttctgttagcgagtgtatgcgtatctgtcagtgaatgtgtgtgtgtgtgtgtgtgtatttagaatgcggggcggggggaaaggttgggtgggggtggcgcgggggggggggggggggcttgggcgcctgagttttgtcctgcctagggcagcacaaaaccaggatacaccactggatatgGTAACATGCATTCTGGGAATTGTAGTTGATCAATATCTGTTGTATAGCCACATATAAAAAGGTATCGGAAGGTTTATGCAAAGAGAAACTTACGGTTACACTACAGTTTTGAGCCCACGATAAATTGAATACATTTAACTGATAAAATCTACCCTTCTGacactttataaaaatgtttaatggtGTTACGGTTCAGATGCATCAATCTCCATTTAATATACATGGTTACATATGTACAATTTCTTACAGAATATTTATAGAGATATGAGCTGTTTATggcaatttatttttactgtgagCCTCCAAATTTATAGAAcatattagctttttttttattgcttgttATAGTGAATAATatgcacagattttttttattgtaaagccAAGTGATGCTGAACATTTTCTACTGTATTTTCAACTATTTTAAGTTATGTTTATTTGATTTTGCCATCCGGTTTCCTGGGCATTTAGCATTCCTGCTACTACTAAACATTGCTTGTCTTTTATTTTCTGttactattccccccccccccccctctttagcATGAATCAGTAAATATTGTATTACACAACACAAAACAGTTTAGTTTGCAGTTATATATTTCGAAACATAAAACCAGTTTGATGCACTGGTATATACTAAAGTAGCCTTTGCTATAGTATGAgccctgcttaaagggacactaagcatcaAAGCAACTTGAAGCTTAAAGTGATCCTATAAGGTTAAAAGGTCCCGCCCTCCCACTGGACACTTACCTTAAGCCAGCGTCgggctcccataggaaagcattactcaatgttttcctatggaaatcttttttatttgacgctggactccgtgaggtCGTCTAGCGTCATTTCAGTGCGATTTACTcactgagaatcgcagaagcggcctctagtggctgtcagggcg contains:
- the POP4 gene encoding ribonuclease P protein subunit p29, with translation MSDLIYKRLPPNEAKDLGVELPSMKRADAFVNAFLKHSMPNLKKNSLQENLERKAVVLEYSYKKKKRKHCKSKGLNAKEKREMRIFEIKPEHQKYNLFLPLHDLWKQYMRELCNGFRADAQPQMIQSRILKADLHGALVMVSKSKCPSYVGITGIILQETKHVFKIITKEDKLKVVPKLNCVFSMEIDGFISYIYGSKLQMRSSERSAKKFKSKGSIDL